One window of the Actinomycetota bacterium genome contains the following:
- a CDS encoding MBL fold metallo-hydrolase: MSRDSFSYQDLVRKIRDDIVHVDIPIPHVLRNVNLYLFLGKEPALIDAGPYHPVMAEIVEGALRAAGMRELHHLYLTHSHIDHFGNAARIRSLTGARVVAHRAESPRIERARERLRREYACYASMNPLMGFPEDVAQAIFGLAHRWIELSEPCPLDGRLRGGETVVAGDRRLEVIHTPGHTAGHVCFYEREEGILFSGDHLMRSITPNPELYCPPRRGHVTGLSQFMESLELLKGYEVKEAYPGHGQPIRQVRRRIDFNLLHHRRRLEKTAEAVDEGCSTVWQVALRLFPQVRNKPPDIDHFLALKEALGHLLILEERGEVRRTEGEGGEWRFLPAEESKRG, from the coding sequence ATGAGCCGGGACAGCTTCAGCTACCAGGATCTGGTAAGGAAGATCCGCGACGACATCGTGCACGTGGATATCCCCATCCCGCACGTGCTCCGCAACGTAAACCTCTACCTTTTCCTGGGGAAGGAGCCCGCCCTCATCGACGCCGGTCCCTACCACCCCGTCATGGCGGAGATCGTGGAGGGCGCCCTGCGGGCGGCGGGAATGCGCGAGTTGCACCACCTTTACCTCACCCACTCCCATATCGACCATTTCGGCAATGCGGCGAGGATCAGGAGCTTGACGGGGGCGCGCGTGGTCGCGCACCGCGCCGAAAGCCCCCGCATCGAGAGGGCGCGCGAGAGGCTGCGCCGGGAATACGCCTGCTACGCGTCCATGAACCCGCTCATGGGTTTTCCGGAGGACGTGGCGCAGGCCATATTCGGGCTCGCGCACCGCTGGATCGAGCTGTCGGAACCCTGTCCCCTGGACGGCAGGCTGCGCGGCGGCGAGACGGTGGTGGCGGGTGACCGTCGCCTGGAGGTCATCCACACCCCTGGACATACCGCGGGCCACGTCTGCTTCTACGAGAGGGAGGAGGGGATACTCTTCTCCGGCGACCACCTCATGCGCTCCATCACCCCCAACCCGGAGCTCTACTGCCCACCGCGCAGGGGCCATGTCACCGGCCTCTCCCAGTTCATGGAGTCCCTCGAGCTCCTGAAGGGATACGAGGTGAAGGAGGCGTATCCGGGGCACGGCCAGCCCATCAGGCAGGTGCGGAGGCGCATCGACTTCAACCTGCTGCACCACCGCCGCAGGCTGGAGAAGACGGCGGAGGCGGTGGACGAGGGATGCAGCACCGTCTGGCAGGTGGCCCTGCGCCTTTTTCCCCAGGTGCGGAACAAGCCCCCGGACATCGATCATTTCCTTGCCCTGAAGGAGGCGCTGGGGCACCTGCTCATCCTCGAGGAACGGGGGGAGGTGCGCAGGACGGAGGGGGAGGGGGGCGAGTGGCGTTTTCTGCCCGCGGAGGAGAGTAAGCGGGGGTAG
- a CDS encoding tetratricopeptide repeat protein: MSETTRCFNCSKEVPLGVERCPVCGFSFLGGRIEAIKEATELNSQAQLLDSRGKFDESVPLYRKAVELYPEFVVAWYNLGIALGKLSRHEEAMEALGRAIALKQDFAAAYAARGDVRASAGDYDGAVSDYSMALELYPDYAQAYYRRALAWMEMKKTEEACQDLEDYLFYKPHDARARRRLERLKGGA; the protein is encoded by the coding sequence TTGTCCGAAACGACGCGGTGCTTCAACTGCAGCAAGGAGGTACCCCTGGGGGTCGAGAGGTGCCCGGTCTGCGGTTTCTCCTTTCTTGGCGGCCGCATCGAGGCCATCAAGGAGGCGACTGAACTGAACTCCCAGGCCCAGCTCCTCGATTCCAGGGGAAAGTTCGACGAGTCCGTCCCCCTTTACCGCAAGGCCGTGGAGCTCTACCCCGAGTTCGTGGTGGCCTGGTACAACCTGGGAATCGCGCTGGGGAAGCTGTCGCGGCACGAGGAGGCGATGGAAGCCCTCGGCCGGGCCATCGCCTTGAAGCAGGATTTCGCGGCGGCCTACGCGGCGCGAGGAGACGTGCGCGCCTCGGCGGGCGATTACGACGGCGCGGTCAGCGACTATTCCATGGCCCTGGAGCTCTATCCGGACTACGCGCAGGCCTATTACAGGCGGGCCCTCGCCTGGATGGAGATGAAAAAGACGGAGGAGGCGTGCCAGGACCTGGAGGACTATCTCTTCTACAAGCCGCATGACGCGCGTGCGCGAAGGCGACTCGAGAGATTGAAGGGAGGAGCGTGA
- a CDS encoding HNH endonuclease: MLRVLVLNASYQPLNLVNLRRAVVLVLKNKAEVIEEGDGVLHSERLEMPFPSVIRLVYYVNVPYRTVSLNRRAVFARDNHTCQYCGGRAESIDHVVPRSRGGEHSWENVVAACRRCNTRKMNRLPAEAGLKLLRKPSEPRDHVWFLSLAGEIHPTWEPYLETAMVG, translated from the coding sequence CCTATCAGCCCTTGAACCTCGTTAACTTGAGACGGGCGGTGGTGCTGGTTCTCAAGAACAAGGCGGAGGTCATCGAGGAGGGTGACGGGGTCCTGCATTCCGAGAGGCTCGAGATGCCTTTTCCTTCCGTGATACGCCTGGTCTATTACGTCAACGTCCCCTACAGGACGGTTTCCCTCAACCGCAGGGCCGTGTTCGCGCGCGACAACCACACCTGCCAGTACTGCGGGGGCAGGGCGGAGAGCATCGACCACGTCGTCCCGCGCAGTCGCGGGGGAGAGCACAGCTGGGAAAACGTGGTAGCGGCCTGCAGGAGGTGCAACACGCGCAAGATGAACCGGCTGCCCGCGGAGGCGGGATTGAAGCTGCTGCGCAAGCCCAGCGAACCCCGCGACCACGTGTGGTTCCTCAGCCTGGCGGGCGAGATACACCCCACCTGGGAACCGTACCTGGAAACGGCCATGGTGGGATGA